The Fibrobacter sp. genomic interval AGTTTCGCTCTTTTTGGTTATTGAAGGGTTCCTTATATGAAGATTGTTTTGCCTGTTGCTGGAAACGGCTTGAGACTGCGTCCTTACACGGAGGACCGTCCCAAATGCCTTCTCCCGTTGGCCGGGAAGACCATCATCGACTGGATTGTCGATGATGCTATCCGTCTCAAGCCGACCGAGACGATTTTCATTACGGGCTACAAGGCCGAAAAGATTGACGAGTTCTTGAAGTCGAAGCCCGAATGGGGCGCGGTGCGTACCGTGCTCCAGTCCGATCCGCAGGGCCTCGGCGAGGCTATCAGCCTGTCGCTTCCGTATATAAACGATGACGAGCCCCTCCTGATTATTCTCGGCGATACTCTTTTCGAGGCCGACCTCTCCATTTTGAAAAACGCCCAGGAGAACATCCTCTACACGTACAAGGTCGAAGACCCGAAGCGTTTCGGCGTCGCCGTGGTGGGCGAGGGCGGCTGCATCGAGCGCCTTGTTGAAAAGCCGCAGGAATTCGTGAGCGACGAGGCCATCGTGGGCATTTACTACATCAAGGATGTGAAGGCTCTCAAGGAATCCCTCAAGTACTTGATGGACAACGACATTCGCACCAAGGGCGAGTTCCAGCTGACGGATGCCCTCGAGAGGATGATTGAGATGGGCTGCAAGTTCCGGACCGCGCCTGTTTCTCGCTGGCTCGATTGCGGGCTTGTCGAAACCCTTCTCGATACGAATGCGCATGTTCTGAAGAAAAATGACAATTCCAAGGAATTTTCCCAGCCGGGAGTCGAGATTATCCCGCCTTGCTTCATCGGCAAGAACGCGAAAATCCATGGCTGCAAGATTGGCCCGTTTGTCGCCATCGGAGAGGACTGCGAACTTTCCGGAGTTGAAATCCGCGACGCCATCGTGTGGAACGGGGTCAAGATTTCGAACGGCATCGTGAAGAATACCGTCGTTCACAAATAAATTAAATTCTATATGTCATTGAAGCCCGCCTTGCGCGGGTTTTCTTTTTTTGGGATGAATCGCCCCGAAACTGCGGAGGTGGGATGAATGTATCCGTTTTTTCGATGATGACAAATTAGAATTTACCAT includes:
- a CDS encoding sugar phosphate nucleotidyltransferase, with translation MKIVLPVAGNGLRLRPYTEDRPKCLLPLAGKTIIDWIVDDAIRLKPTETIFITGYKAEKIDEFLKSKPEWGAVRTVLQSDPQGLGEAISLSLPYINDDEPLLIILGDTLFEADLSILKNAQENILYTYKVEDPKRFGVAVVGEGGCIERLVEKPQEFVSDEAIVGIYYIKDVKALKESLKYLMDNDIRTKGEFQLTDALERMIEMGCKFRTAPVSRWLDCGLVETLLDTNAHVLKKNDNSKEFSQPGVEIIPPCFIGKNAKIHGCKIGPFVAIGEDCELSGVEIRDAIVWNGVKISNGIVKNTVVHK